A single genomic interval of Desulfobotulus pelophilus harbors:
- a CDS encoding DUF1992 domain-containing protein, with the protein MLMDKIAEEKILEAQKKGRFSNLPGSGKPLPMETISIPEDLRMAYHMLKTADFLPPELELRKEIHTARELLEKTPDLTTKHTIITRINIMIRKINMAQPSRPDREIPEEYLPRLVDRIEQNQC; encoded by the coding sequence ATGTTAATGGACAAAATTGCTGAGGAAAAAATTCTGGAGGCACAGAAGAAGGGCCGATTTTCCAATCTCCCTGGATCAGGAAAGCCCCTGCCCATGGAAACCATTTCAATCCCGGAAGACCTCCGCATGGCCTATCATATGCTGAAAACGGCGGACTTTCTCCCTCCTGAACTGGAGCTGAGAAAAGAAATTCATACAGCCAGAGAGCTTCTGGAAAAAACCCCCGACCTTACAACCAAACACACAATCATTACCCGGATCAATATCATGATCCGCAAAATAAACATGGCGCAACCATCACGGCCCGACAGGGAAATTCCAGAAGAATATCTTCCCCGACTTGTGGACCGTATCGAACAGAATCAATGCTGA